A genomic window from Ilyobacter polytropus DSM 2926 includes:
- a CDS encoding AAA family ATPase, which translates to MRPIKLEIQGLQSFNEKQTIDFETLTEHGLFGIFGETGSGKSTILDALTLALYGNVVRIKDTKDDKLIDLLNINSEKIMVAYEFFIGEDRYYVERTFPKKKNKDEFGQSKASFIVNGEIRADKVGEVNSCIGEIIGLSMDDFTRSVVLPQGKFSEFLKLTGKEKRNMLERVFGLEEYGKKLMMKLSGEKNSKEKEVAALDNIILGKGDVSLEELQEKKEEFAKLQDEKKELFEKFEIFMKEYSDKEEVYKLLKEKNTLLDEKKSLDSEKEMSENIDEKIKKGERSAQVIKFFDKLSQCEKSISDYKNQVELKEKELLEKVNEKKAFSDILEKLQESEQKLIERDQDINLDSEEYDAVSNGVHNGKSFLELESELTNLGENISEEKTNLVKLQKIQEENIENLSEVDKKLEDLEDKDNDALEAVRKKIEILNIEKKEVEFLEEDIKLLEKDLDESQKEKSFLEKTLLSKDQELKKACEEKDEKIAQRLAKDLKEGEPCPVCGSKTHPNLAMDSQKNSDESLIESIEADKKNLEKKLYRINLEKISSDLENKRIQLNKRNTSDINSKIEKLKKEFEKIDVENQEIATKKEKLTSLKNQLSTDKTVLTQKKENCQKFLKNHEELEKNKIKKRDFIKKQLIQTVPSYMSDGLRIEDLEIRLSQMKEIKKEQLEIKKDLTNLRSGIKENSKLQENLNEVINNTKNSLWEINGSLKEKESQAELYSKEAKEKMECFGFISKNEVEESFIPENEMENLKNWIEEYKSKYEKNRISLDNLQNKIKDKMVTELQWENLQKDKSYLENQKEKLDSKVLLLEKNLSDMEKLLKEVRGLKNELAIKKKELSLLEDLSKLFQGNTFVEYLAVSRLKGIVSNAALRLSRITNGKYSLTIDDSANFLVVDNFNGGARRRSSTLSGGETFLVSLSLALALSNQIQLKGKSQLEFFFLDEGFGTLDSSLLDRVITSLETLKNQEKLKVGIITHVEDIKERVPRKLEVYAAVPGESGTVVKMV; encoded by the coding sequence ATGAGACCTATAAAACTTGAAATCCAAGGGCTTCAGAGTTTTAACGAGAAACAGACTATAGATTTTGAGACTCTTACTGAGCACGGACTCTTTGGAATATTCGGAGAGACAGGAAGCGGTAAGTCCACTATATTAGACGCATTGACTCTGGCTCTTTACGGAAATGTTGTCAGAATAAAGGATACAAAGGATGATAAGCTCATTGACCTTCTGAATATAAACTCTGAAAAAATAATGGTAGCTTACGAGTTTTTCATAGGGGAGGATAGATATTATGTAGAGAGAACTTTTCCAAAAAAGAAAAATAAAGATGAATTCGGGCAGTCTAAGGCGAGTTTTATCGTAAATGGAGAGATAAGGGCTGACAAGGTAGGGGAGGTAAACAGCTGTATAGGGGAGATAATAGGTTTATCTATGGATGACTTTACAAGGTCTGTGGTACTTCCTCAGGGAAAATTCAGCGAGTTTCTAAAACTTACTGGGAAAGAGAAAAGGAATATGTTAGAAAGAGTATTTGGGCTTGAGGAATACGGAAAAAAACTAATGATGAAACTTTCGGGAGAAAAAAATTCTAAGGAAAAGGAAGTAGCTGCACTAGATAACATTATTTTAGGTAAGGGAGATGTAAGTCTTGAAGAACTCCAAGAGAAAAAAGAAGAATTTGCTAAACTTCAAGATGAAAAGAAAGAACTTTTTGAAAAGTTTGAAATTTTTATGAAGGAGTATTCTGATAAAGAGGAAGTTTATAAGCTTCTAAAAGAAAAAAACACGCTTTTAGATGAAAAGAAATCTCTGGATTCTGAAAAAGAAATGTCAGAAAATATTGATGAAAAAATAAAAAAAGGTGAAAGATCAGCTCAGGTCATTAAATTTTTTGATAAACTTTCTCAGTGTGAAAAAAGTATAAGTGACTATAAAAATCAGGTTGAATTAAAGGAAAAAGAGCTTTTGGAAAAAGTAAATGAAAAGAAAGCTTTTTCAGATATTTTAGAAAAACTTCAAGAGTCTGAACAGAAATTAATAGAAAGAGATCAAGATATTAATTTAGATTCTGAAGAATATGATGCTGTAAGTAATGGAGTTCATAATGGAAAAAGTTTTTTGGAATTAGAAAGTGAATTAACCAATCTTGGTGAAAATATCTCAGAAGAAAAAACTAATCTTGTGAAGCTTCAAAAGATCCAAGAAGAAAATATAGAAAATTTGTCAGAGGTTGATAAAAAATTAGAAGACTTAGAAGATAAAGATAATGATGCCCTTGAAGCTGTCAGAAAAAAAATAGAGATTCTTAATATTGAAAAAAAAGAGGTTGAGTTTTTAGAAGAAGATATAAAATTATTGGAAAAAGATCTGGATGAATCACAAAAGGAAAAAAGTTTCTTAGAGAAAACTCTTTTATCAAAAGATCAAGAACTGAAAAAGGCCTGTGAAGAAAAAGATGAGAAGATTGCGCAAAGACTAGCAAAAGACCTAAAGGAAGGAGAGCCTTGCCCAGTATGTGGTTCTAAGACTCATCCTAATTTAGCAATGGATTCTCAAAAAAACTCAGATGAAAGTCTCATAGAGTCTATAGAAGCAGATAAAAAAAATCTTGAAAAAAAATTATACAGAATAAATTTGGAAAAAATATCTTCTGATCTTGAAAATAAAAGAATTCAGCTAAATAAAAGAAACACATCAGATATAAACTCTAAAATTGAAAAACTGAAAAAAGAGTTTGAAAAAATAGATGTTGAAAATCAGGAGATAGCTACAAAAAAAGAAAAACTTACAAGCTTAAAAAACCAACTTTCCACAGACAAAACAGTTTTGACCCAAAAAAAAGAAAACTGCCAAAAGTTTTTGAAAAACCACGAGGAGTTGGAAAAAAATAAAATCAAAAAAAGAGATTTTATAAAAAAGCAACTAATACAGACAGTTCCGTCATATATGTCTGATGGCTTGCGTATAGAAGATCTTGAAATACGTCTTTCTCAAATGAAAGAAATAAAAAAAGAACAGCTAGAAATAAAAAAAGATCTTACAAATCTGAGATCAGGTATAAAAGAAAACAGTAAACTTCAAGAAAATTTGAATGAAGTTATAAATAATACAAAGAACAGCCTGTGGGAAATAAACGGTTCTCTGAAAGAAAAAGAATCTCAAGCGGAACTGTACAGCAAAGAAGCAAAAGAAAAAATGGAATGTTTTGGGTTTATATCTAAAAACGAAGTCGAGGAATCTTTTATTCCAGAGAATGAGATGGAAAATCTGAAAAACTGGATTGAAGAATATAAGAGTAAATATGAAAAAAACAGAATCTCTTTGGATAACCTCCAGAATAAAATAAAAGATAAAATGGTTACCGAATTACAATGGGAGAATTTGCAAAAGGATAAAAGCTACCTTGAAAATCAAAAGGAAAAATTAGATAGCAAAGTTCTTCTTCTTGAAAAAAATCTGTCAGATATGGAAAAACTTTTAAAAGAAGTGAGAGGTTTGAAAAATGAGCTGGCCATCAAGAAAAAAGAGCTCAGTCTTTTAGAAGACCTGTCAAAGCTTTTTCAGGGGAATACCTTTGTAGAGTACCTTGCTGTGAGCAGACTCAAAGGAATAGTTTCAAATGCTGCTTTAAGGCTTTCTAGAATAACCAATGGTAAATATAGTCTTACAATAGATGATTCGGCCAACTTTCTAGTAGTAGACAACTTCAACGGAGGGGCAAGAAGAAGGAGTTCCACACTTTCTGGAGGTGAAACTTTCCTTGTCTCTCTTTCTCTGGCCTTGGCCCTTTCCAATCAGATACAACTTAAAGGAAAATCACAGCTTGAATTTTTTTTCCTTGACGAAGGATTTGGAACTCTGGACTCTTCACTTCTTGACAGGGTGATAACCTCCCTTGAAACACTGAAGAATCAAGAAAAGCTAAAGGTGGGGATAATAACCCATGTAGAGGACATAAAGGAGCGTGTGCCTAGAAAACTAGAAGTTTATGCTGCTGTACCAGGAGAGAGTGGGACTGTGGTTAAGATGGTATAG
- a CDS encoding class I SAM-dependent methyltransferase, whose product MDKLKKLLEKISSDGSMISATLSNKKKGSDVKFNKVSIKPFLSKDKQQYQFSYIFDKNTTHENMSSEEAIEEILVLLKTYFKQGVIFASDGDYQLLVNKKNQVKIIKNKATKTQEKNLSHNRKKNYLIEEDKPCNFLYKLGVMDAEGRVYKNKYDKFRQINKYLEIIEDSIKNLDIQRKLKIVDFGSGKAYLTFALYWYLREKLGIEVEIIGLDLKVDVINYCNKVSEELGYKNLSFKIGDIKGFEDYNDIDIVITLHACDTATDDALIKAVNWNTKLLLLVPCCQHELFRQVRNKTMSPILKHGILKERMSSMITDSIRGNILEILGYSVEIFEFIDTEHTPKNIVIRAINKNSPSKKAKSEYYEFKKMWSIDPYLEKSLKNKIDLV is encoded by the coding sequence ATGGATAAATTAAAAAAATTACTGGAGAAAATAAGTTCAGACGGGTCTATGATATCGGCCACACTGAGTAATAAAAAAAAGGGATCTGATGTTAAGTTTAATAAGGTTTCCATAAAGCCTTTTTTATCAAAAGATAAACAACAGTATCAGTTTTCTTATATTTTTGATAAAAACACTACTCATGAAAATATGAGTTCTGAGGAAGCAATAGAAGAGATTTTAGTGCTCCTTAAAACATATTTTAAACAAGGAGTAATCTTTGCTTCAGATGGAGATTATCAGCTTTTGGTGAACAAGAAAAACCAGGTAAAAATCATTAAAAATAAGGCTACTAAAACTCAGGAAAAGAATCTTTCACATAACAGAAAGAAAAATTATTTGATAGAGGAAGATAAGCCTTGTAATTTTTTATATAAATTAGGAGTTATGGATGCTGAAGGCAGGGTCTATAAAAATAAATATGATAAATTCAGGCAGATAAATAAATATCTGGAAATTATAGAGGACTCTATAAAAAACCTAGATATCCAAAGAAAACTCAAGATAGTTGATTTCGGATCAGGGAAGGCATACCTTACATTTGCGTTATACTGGTATCTCAGAGAGAAACTGGGTATAGAGGTTGAGATAATAGGTCTTGATCTAAAGGTTGACGTAATAAATTATTGTAACAAAGTTTCAGAAGAATTGGGTTATAAAAATCTTAGTTTTAAAATAGGTGATATAAAAGGTTTTGAAGATTATAATGACATAGATATAGTAATAACCCTCCATGCATGTGATACTGCCACAGATGATGCACTTATAAAAGCTGTAAACTGGAATACAAAGCTACTGCTCTTAGTTCCTTGCTGTCAGCATGAGCTCTTTAGGCAGGTACGCAATAAAACAATGTCCCCTATACTAAAACACGGAATTCTTAAAGAGAGAATGTCCTCTATGATAACTGATTCTATAAGAGGTAATATTTTGGAGATATTAGGTTATTCTGTTGAGATTTTTGAGTTTATAGATACTGAACACACTCCAAAGAATATAGTTATAAGGGCTATAAATAAAAATTCTCCGAGCAAGAAAGCAAAATCTGAGTATTATGAATTTAAAAAGATGTGGAGTATAGATCCTTATTTAGAAAAATCCTTAAAGAATAAAATTGATCTTGTTTAA
- the fabK gene encoding enoyl-[acyl-carrier-protein] reductase FabK — translation MIKNSVCELLNIEYPIFQGAMAWIADGHLAGHVSKAGGLGIIAGGGMPAEILREEIKIVKSITDKPFAVNLMLMMEEVAAQVEVCIEEGVPVVTTGAGNPAPYMAKLKSAGIKVVPVVPSVALAKRMEKIGADALIAEGTEAGGHIGQLTTMTLVPQVVDAVSIPVIAAGGIASGRQFMAALALGANGVQVGTRFIVAHECNVHDNYKNAILKAKDRSTVATGNHTGHPVRVINNKLAKDLIQLEKEGAPAEKLEEMGKGSLRLAVQDGDIVNGSVMAGQVASMICEKQSCQDIILDLMEDLKNKITHFKGSY, via the coding sequence ATGATTAAAAATAGTGTTTGTGAACTTCTTAATATAGAGTACCCGATATTTCAGGGGGCCATGGCGTGGATTGCCGATGGTCACCTGGCAGGCCATGTATCCAAAGCGGGTGGACTAGGTATAATCGCAGGCGGTGGAATGCCTGCTGAAATTCTAAGAGAAGAGATCAAAATAGTAAAATCAATCACTGACAAACCCTTTGCAGTAAACCTTATGCTTATGATGGAAGAGGTGGCTGCTCAGGTAGAGGTCTGTATAGAGGAAGGGGTTCCTGTAGTTACAACAGGTGCAGGTAATCCAGCTCCTTATATGGCAAAATTAAAATCTGCAGGGATAAAAGTTGTACCTGTGGTACCTTCTGTGGCCCTTGCAAAGAGAATGGAAAAAATTGGTGCAGACGCCCTGATTGCAGAAGGGACAGAAGCCGGAGGACATATCGGTCAGCTGACTACAATGACACTGGTTCCTCAAGTAGTAGACGCAGTGAGTATACCTGTAATAGCTGCTGGAGGAATAGCTAGTGGAAGGCAATTTATGGCTGCCTTGGCACTAGGAGCAAACGGTGTGCAGGTTGGGACAAGGTTTATAGTGGCTCATGAGTGTAATGTCCATGACAATTACAAGAATGCTATTTTAAAAGCAAAAGACAGGTCAACAGTTGCAACTGGAAACCATACAGGACATCCAGTGAGAGTAATAAATAATAAGCTTGCAAAAGACCTAATCCAACTTGAAAAAGAAGGTGCCCCTGCTGAAAAGCTAGAAGAGATGGGTAAAGGAAGTCTGAGATTAGCTGTTCAGGACGGCGACATTGTAAATGGTAGTGTTATGGCCGGTCAGGTAGCATCTATGATCTGTGAAAAGCAAAGCTGTCAAGATATTATTTTGGACTTGATGGAGGATTTAAAAAATAAAATTACTCATTTCAAAGGAAGTTACTAA
- a CDS encoding NAD(P)H-dependent flavin oxidoreductase: protein MSIKIGNLQVELPIIQGGMAIRASMARLAAAVATEGGIGLIAGTALSPEELKSEIEKARSLIKKKGGALGVNIMFAANNFIDLVKASINAGADLIVFGAGFSRDVFELGKESGVPIVPIVSSLKLAKISERLGASAIIVEGGNAGGHLGTDLDSWDIVGEIAEKISVPVFGAGGVITPDDARRMLALGVDGIQMGSRFIASDECEVSDEFKNMYINAKEGDVVEIMSSAGLPANAIISPYVEKILNEETERPTKCSGCLKKCTMTFCVNERLVKGHEGDHEEGIFFAGKDAWKIEEILSVEDIMKKFREVF from the coding sequence ATGTCTATTAAAATAGGTAATCTTCAGGTAGAACTTCCTATTATACAAGGAGGTATGGCTATCAGAGCATCCATGGCAAGACTTGCCGCTGCTGTGGCCACTGAAGGTGGAATCGGCCTTATCGCCGGAACAGCCCTTTCTCCAGAAGAGCTAAAATCAGAAATCGAAAAAGCCAGATCACTCATAAAGAAAAAAGGTGGAGCATTAGGGGTAAACATAATGTTCGCTGCAAATAACTTTATTGATCTTGTAAAGGCATCTATAAATGCCGGGGCAGACCTTATCGTTTTTGGAGCGGGTTTTTCAAGAGATGTATTTGAACTAGGTAAAGAATCAGGTGTACCTATAGTTCCTATAGTTTCTTCACTGAAGCTAGCTAAAATCTCAGAAAGATTAGGAGCATCTGCAATCATAGTAGAGGGCGGTAATGCAGGAGGACACCTAGGAACTGATTTAGACTCTTGGGATATCGTTGGAGAGATAGCTGAAAAGATCTCTGTCCCTGTTTTCGGTGCAGGTGGAGTGATAACTCCTGATGATGCCAGAAGAATGTTAGCTCTAGGAGTCGACGGTATACAGATGGGATCTAGATTCATTGCCAGTGACGAGTGTGAAGTCAGTGATGAGTTCAAAAATATGTATATCAATGCAAAAGAAGGTGACGTTGTAGAGATAATGAGTTCTGCCGGACTACCTGCAAACGCTATAATCTCACCATATGTAGAAAAAATTCTAAATGAAGAAACTGAAAGACCTACAAAATGTAGTGGTTGTCTAAAAAAATGTACCATGACATTTTGTGTAAATGAAAGACTTGTCAAAGGACATGAAGGAGACCATGAAGAGGGTATATTCTTTGCCGGAAAAGATGCTTGGAAAATCGAGGAAATTCTTTCTGTAGAAGATATTATGAAAAAATTCAGAGAAGTTTTCTAA
- a CDS encoding phosphatase, with amino-acid sequence MKYLIDLHTHTNVNPHAYSTLGENILEAKKKGMKVIAITNHGPALPDSPHWWSLRNLRALPNEIDGIRVLKGVEANVIDEDGSIDLNQYIYEIMDVILVGFHPVRGYPDGKDKEKNTRTMINLIKSQKADIIAHPGNPKFLMDYEKVIKTAKEYNVAIELNNSSFKGSREGSEENCKSIMSIAKKHGCYLSLGSDAHFSQSVGDLDIVGGLLEKIEYPKELILNSDTEILNSFLNLRKKLKPKEIPDNV; translated from the coding sequence ATGAAATACCTCATAGATTTACATACCCATACAAACGTAAATCCTCATGCATATAGTACTCTAGGTGAAAATATCCTGGAAGCTAAGAAAAAGGGGATGAAGGTTATTGCAATAACAAACCACGGCCCCGCCCTCCCAGACTCGCCTCACTGGTGGTCTCTTAGAAATTTAAGGGCTCTTCCCAATGAGATAGACGGCATAAGGGTATTAAAAGGTGTGGAAGCCAATGTTATAGATGAAGATGGAAGTATTGACCTCAATCAGTATATTTATGAAATAATGGATGTAATACTTGTTGGATTTCATCCGGTAAGAGGATACCCCGATGGAAAAGACAAAGAAAAAAATACCAGAACCATGATTAATCTTATAAAAAGTCAAAAGGCAGACATAATAGCCCACCCGGGAAATCCAAAATTTTTAATGGATTACGAAAAAGTTATCAAAACTGCTAAGGAGTATAATGTCGCAATAGAACTAAATAATTCATCCTTTAAAGGTTCAAGAGAGGGATCTGAAGAAAACTGTAAATCAATAATGTCTATTGCTAAAAAACACGGATGTTATCTCTCTTTAGGAAGTGATGCTCACTTCTCTCAGTCTGTAGGGGATCTAGATATAGTTGGTGGATTACTTGAGAAAATTGAATACCCTAAAGAACTAATTTTAAATTCAGATACGGAAATTTTAAACTCTTTTTTGAATTTGAGAAAAAAATTAAAACCAAAAGAAATACCAGATAATGTTTAA
- a CDS encoding glutamate synthase subunit beta: protein MGKLGGFLEIPREEAQKRPVDERIKDYKELYKPFTDEYLIQQASRCMDCGIPFCHFSCPVGNVCPEWNDFAHKAKWEEALEVLHSTNNFPEFTGRVCPAPCEGGCVLGINQEPITIKNIELNIVEKGWEKGWIKPILPKNRTNKKVAVIGSGPAGLAAAQQLNRAGHSVTVYERDSKAGGIMTYGIPDYKIEKWTVDRRIKQLEQEEIKFVYNTNVGVDLSIDDLEKQYDAVVLAGGSKLARDLPVYGRELKGIHYAMDYLVQQNKKLEGTEIPADELINADGKSVVVIGGGDTGADCIGTALRQGAKEIYQIELLEKPPLDRPQSNPWPNFPQVLKVNTAHEEAELCLGGVCNTDIRQWNILTKEFTGDEKGNVTTFHAVRVEWKDGENGRKYMEEVPGTEFTLDADLVLLAIGFVHPEHEGLISNLGVELDGRGNVKTDENYMTSKSGIFAAGDMRRGQSLIVWAINEGRKAAEVVDEFLKSN from the coding sequence ATGGGTAAATTAGGTGGATTTTTAGAAATACCAAGAGAAGAGGCTCAAAAAAGACCTGTTGACGAGAGAATAAAAGATTATAAAGAGTTATATAAACCATTTACTGACGAATATTTAATACAACAAGCTTCTAGATGTATGGATTGTGGTATTCCTTTCTGCCACTTTTCATGTCCAGTTGGAAATGTGTGCCCAGAATGGAATGACTTTGCTCACAAGGCCAAATGGGAAGAAGCTCTTGAAGTACTCCACAGTACAAATAATTTCCCTGAATTCACAGGAAGGGTATGTCCTGCTCCATGTGAAGGGGGATGTGTCTTAGGAATCAATCAGGAGCCTATCACTATAAAGAATATAGAGCTTAACATAGTAGAAAAAGGTTGGGAAAAAGGTTGGATTAAACCAATCCTTCCCAAAAATAGAACTAATAAAAAAGTTGCTGTTATTGGAAGTGGCCCTGCTGGACTGGCTGCCGCTCAGCAGCTAAATAGGGCTGGACACAGTGTCACAGTTTACGAAAGAGATTCAAAGGCTGGAGGGATAATGACCTATGGTATCCCTGACTACAAAATAGAAAAGTGGACTGTAGACAGAAGGATAAAACAACTGGAACAGGAAGAGATAAAATTTGTCTATAATACAAATGTCGGAGTGGACCTAAGTATAGATGACCTGGAAAAACAATATGATGCAGTTGTATTGGCTGGAGGATCAAAGCTTGCTAGAGACCTTCCTGTTTACGGAAGAGAGTTAAAAGGTATTCACTATGCTATGGACTACCTTGTACAGCAAAATAAAAAATTAGAAGGAACAGAAATTCCTGCTGATGAGCTTATAAATGCAGATGGAAAATCTGTAGTCGTAATAGGTGGTGGAGACACTGGTGCTGACTGTATAGGTACAGCCCTTAGACAGGGTGCTAAAGAGATCTATCAGATTGAACTTTTAGAAAAACCACCTCTTGACAGGCCACAGTCAAATCCGTGGCCAAACTTTCCTCAGGTATTAAAAGTTAATACCGCCCACGAGGAAGCTGAGCTGTGTCTAGGAGGGGTATGCAACACCGATATAAGACAGTGGAATATCCTTACAAAGGAATTTACAGGGGATGAAAAAGGAAATGTAACCACTTTCCATGCTGTAAGAGTAGAGTGGAAAGATGGAGAGAACGGAAGAAAGTATATGGAAGAAGTTCCAGGAACTGAATTTACCCTCGATGCTGACCTTGTCCTACTAGCTATAGGTTTTGTACATCCAGAGCATGAAGGTCTAATTAGCAATCTCGGTGTAGAATTAGACGGAAGAGGTAATGTAAAAACAGATGAAAATTATATGACTAGCAAAAGCGGTATATTTGCAGCAGGAGATATGAGAAGAGGTCAATCTCTTATTGTCTGGGCTATAAATGAAGGAAGAAAGGCAGCTGAAGTTGTAGACGAGTTTTTAAAATCAAATTAA